GCTACAAAAGGTATAGTAATTGCAGGTATGTTGTTATTCTTACCGGGCATTATTGCGGCAGTAATATTCCTTTTCAAAAATCCGAAATATTCTGTAATTGTAGTTTTTGTTTTATCTTTTACAACTATTGGACTTTTAAGATATTTGCCTGGCCAGCTGCCCTTAGGTTTGTTGGTTGATGCAATTTTGGCAATGGGCATGATGTCGCTTTTTTTTGTTGGATGGAAAAATTTAGATTGGACACCTACAAAAAGTTTTCTTATGTATGTCTCTTTAATATGGATGGGATATATTGTTATGGAGATAGGGAATCCTGAGATGAAAAGTCCTGTTGCATGGTTCTATGCAATGCGAGGCATGGCATTCTATCAATTGCTTATGGTGCCATTAGCTTTGATGACTTTTAGAAGGCTAAAAGACCTTGATACTTTCCTGAAAATATGGTTTGTTTTTTCAATATTAGCATCGCTCAAAGGCTTGCAGCAAGAAATATTAGGACCAGATTTTGCCGAACAAGCATGGTTAGATGGCGGAGGTCATGTAACTCATATACTATTCGGTAAATTGAGGGTTTTTTCATTTTATAGCGATGCAGGTCAGTTTGGAGCCTCACAAGCACAAACAGGATTAGTTGCAATGATTATTGCTTTAGGTCCGGGAACCAAAAAAAAGAGAATGCTTTTTGCTGTGGCATCTCTTCTATCTTTTGCAGGAATGATGATTTCGGGAACTCGTGGTGCAATGGGAGTCCCTGGTATTGGAATGTTTGCATATTTCCTATTATCAAAAAATTTTAAAGTCCTTGCTGCAGGAATTATTTTTGCAATTCTTGCATTTTCTGTAATTAAATTCACAATGATTGGCCAAGGACTACCATTAGTCCCACGAATGCGTACAGCACTCGACCCAAACGACAAGTCTCTTTTAGTTAGAAAAGCTAATCAAGCAAAATTAGCAGTTTATTTAGCGAAGAGGCCAATTGGAGGAGGAATAGGCACTGCGGGTGCTTGGGGACTTAGGTTTAGTCCAAATACATTTTTAGCCCAAACTCCAACTGACAGTTGGTTTGTGAAAATTTGGGCTGAAACGGGAGTTGTTGGTTTTTTACTTCATACTTTTATTCTATTTTTTATACTGATAAAGACGGGCTTTATTCTCTGGTATAAAGTAAAAGACCCGGAAATAAAGTATATTATGATGGCATTATCCTCCGGATTCCTTGGAATAATTGTGGCGAGCTACGGAAACGGAATATTAGGACAAATGCCTTCTTTAACAATTCTTATTTTGACATGGGTATTTCTTAGCGTTTCAGATGAATTAGAAAAAGAAAAATGGCAGAATTTACCTGAAAATGATAATTTGATTAC
The Bacteroidota bacterium DNA segment above includes these coding regions:
- a CDS encoding O-antigen ligase domain-containing protein — encoded protein: MGNAIGDTGAKRFFILVAIALLLSWPVIGHLIATKGIVIAGMLLFLPGIIAAVIFLFKNPKYSVIVVFVLSFTTIGLLRYLPGQLPLGLLVDAILAMGMMSLFFVGWKNLDWTPTKSFLMYVSLIWMGYIVMEIGNPEMKSPVAWFYAMRGMAFYQLLMVPLALMTFRRLKDLDTFLKIWFVFSILASLKGLQQEILGPDFAEQAWLDGGGHVTHILFGKLRVFSFYSDAGQFGASQAQTGLVAMIIALGPGTKKKRMLFAVASLLSFAGMMISGTRGAMGVPGIGMFAYFLLSKNFKVLAAGIIFAILAFSVIKFTMIGQGLPLVPRMRTALDPNDKSLLVRKANQAKLAVYLAKRPIGGGIGTAGAWGLRFSPNTFLAQTPTDSWFVKIWAETGVVGFLLHTFILFFILIKTGFILWYKVKDPEIKYIMMALSSGFLGIIVASYGNGILGQMPSLTILILTWVFLSVSDELEKEKWQNLPENDNLITIGNGVLLPKKAVNDEAKTNILLT